Proteins encoded by one window of Emticicia oligotrophica DSM 17448:
- a CDS encoding replication-associated recombination protein A: MSAPLAERLRPKKLDEYIGQEHILGKNKPLRTAIEANLVPSMILWGPPGTGKTTLALLIAEATKRQFHQLNAISSGVKELREVIGKATGLFPPIVFIDEIHRYNKSQQDSLLAAVEKGSITLIGATTENPSFELNSAVLSRCQVYILEAFGQKELKALTDRAITEDSILKERNIKVESYDALMRLSGGDGRKLLNLLEMITFSYPPDAEIVITDDLVEEVAQRNIARYDKSGEQHYDIISAFIKSLRGSDPNAALYWMARMIVAGEDPEFIARRMLILASEDIGNANPTAVIMANNCMQAVRVIGYPECRIILSQTAIYLATSPKSNASYMAIDAAIALAEKTAHLPVPLALRNAPTKLMKEIGYGKGYMYSHNYAGNFAKQNFLPNELKGTKIYEPSNNARENEIRKQLQAWWAEWYGY; encoded by the coding sequence ATGTCAGCACCACTCGCCGAACGATTACGCCCAAAAAAATTAGATGAATACATCGGGCAGGAACATATTTTAGGCAAAAATAAGCCTCTTCGCACTGCCATTGAAGCCAATCTTGTGCCTTCAATGATTTTGTGGGGTCCCCCAGGCACTGGTAAGACTACACTTGCTTTGCTCATAGCAGAGGCTACTAAAAGGCAATTTCATCAACTCAATGCAATTAGCTCTGGCGTTAAAGAACTTCGTGAAGTAATTGGCAAAGCTACGGGACTTTTTCCACCGATTGTTTTCATAGATGAGATTCATCGCTACAATAAATCTCAGCAAGATTCACTACTTGCCGCCGTTGAAAAGGGTTCAATTACACTCATAGGTGCAACAACCGAAAACCCTTCTTTCGAGCTTAATAGTGCGGTGCTTTCACGTTGTCAGGTATATATTTTAGAAGCTTTCGGACAAAAAGAATTGAAAGCACTTACCGATAGAGCTATTACAGAAGATTCTATACTCAAAGAAAGAAATATAAAAGTTGAGTCTTATGATGCCTTGATGCGTTTATCAGGAGGTGATGGGCGAAAATTGCTCAATTTGCTAGAAATGATTACTTTTTCATATCCACCTGATGCTGAAATCGTTATCACTGATGATTTGGTTGAGGAAGTAGCTCAACGAAACATTGCTCGTTATGATAAATCTGGCGAACAACACTACGATATTATTTCGGCCTTTATAAAATCACTTCGTGGCTCTGACCCTAACGCCGCTCTTTACTGGATGGCTCGCATGATTGTAGCAGGAGAAGACCCCGAATTTATTGCCCGAAGAATGTTGATTTTAGCATCAGAAGATATTGGCAATGCCAACCCAACGGCAGTTATCATGGCCAATAATTGTATGCAAGCCGTTAGAGTAATCGGGTATCCTGAATGTAGAATTATTCTTTCACAAACAGCCATTTATTTAGCTACTTCTCCAAAATCGAATGCTTCGTATATGGCCATTGATGCGGCGATTGCCTTAGCTGAAAAAACCGCCCATTTACCAGTACCACTGGCTCTACGCAATGCTCCAACCAAATTAATGAAAGAAATTGGCTATGGCAAAGGTTATATGTATTCGCATAATTATGCAGGAAATTTTGCCAAACAGAACTTCCTACCCAATGAGTTGAAAGGCACGAAAATTTACGAACCAAGCAATAATGCCCGTGAAAACGAAATCAGGAAACAATTACAAGCTTGGTGGGCAGAATGGTATGGATACTAA
- the kduI gene encoding 5-dehydro-4-deoxy-D-glucuronate isomerase, giving the protein MQTRYESSPKETATMNTAELRNNFLVETLFTTNQIHLTYSHYDRMILGGIMPTNEVLTLGTYTELKSEYFLERRELGIINVAGDGKVVVDGQEYHVNKLDCLYVGRGAKDISFSSINAETPAKFFVLSCPAHKEYPTQLMTKETASPAHMGAVETANQRTIYKYIHLDGIRSCQLVMGLTVLQNGSVWNTMPSHTHDRRMEVYCYFDVQDGQGVLHLMGQPQETRHLWVSNHQAIISPPWSIHSGCGTTNYSFIWGMAGENQSFADMDFVAINELR; this is encoded by the coding sequence ATGCAAACAAGATACGAGAGTAGTCCGAAAGAGACAGCAACAATGAATACTGCTGAATTACGTAATAATTTTTTAGTAGAGACATTATTTACTACTAATCAAATACATCTTACCTATTCACATTATGACCGTATGATTTTAGGTGGCATCATGCCAACCAACGAAGTACTTACTTTGGGGACTTATACGGAATTAAAATCAGAATACTTTTTAGAAAGAAGAGAACTAGGGATTATCAATGTAGCAGGTGATGGCAAAGTAGTAGTTGATGGTCAAGAGTACCATGTAAATAAATTAGATTGTTTATATGTAGGGCGTGGAGCAAAAGATATTTCTTTCAGTAGCATCAACGCTGAAACTCCAGCGAAATTCTTCGTTCTATCTTGCCCAGCTCATAAAGAGTATCCAACACAACTCATGACTAAAGAAACGGCTTCACCTGCTCACATGGGAGCCGTAGAAACGGCTAATCAACGTACAATTTATAAATATATTCACTTAGATGGTATCAGAAGCTGTCAATTAGTAATGGGGCTTACTGTCTTACAAAATGGAAGTGTTTGGAATACAATGCCTTCACACACACACGACCGCCGCATGGAAGTATATTGCTACTTCGATGTGCAAGATGGTCAGGGTGTTTTACACTTGATGGGTCAACCACAAGAAACTCGTCATTTATGGGTGAGCAATCACCAAGCAATCATTTCTCCACCGTGGTCAATACATTCAGGCTGCGGAACAACCAACTACTCATTTATTTGGGGAATGGCAGGCGAAAATCAATCTTTTGCTGATATGGATTTTGTTGCCATTAACGAATTAAGATAA
- a CDS encoding glycoside hydrolase family 127 protein produces the protein MKHFLSVVFLFISLTITQAQFQKDYPYRGVPFTKVKLDDKFWLPKLEINRTVTIPWSFQKSKETGRIKNFEQAVARKGKFCTIYPFDDSDIYKIIEGASYSLHVKYDAKLDTYIDSLITLIGKAQEPDGYLYTIRTMGDTTHSWIGKVRYEKEHELSHELYNMGHFYEAAAAHYLATNKRNMLDIAIKNADHLLTVFGPGKKAVAPGHQVIEIGLGKLYRVTGNQKYLDLSKFFIDCRGQRKYEKKTGDKEATVWQTGAYWQDNIPVTQQTEALGHSVRAGYLYAGMADVAAMTNNLEYLSALNKIWDNAFGKKTYITGGLGQAGNWEGFGPDYELSNHSAYCETCAAISSVYWNHRMFMAYGDSKYIDILERTLYNGLISGIGLDGKTFNYENPMEYNFQQGKLSGENKRSPWFGCSCCPTNICRLMPSIPGYVYAQKDNAVYINLFMSNTTTLEVMPKENVSFSQNTEYPWNGVVTVGVEPANKKGLKFPLMVRIPGWARGEAFPTDLYRYTSTNSMGLPKISINGQTFEYKLENGYAVIDRAWKKGDKLTMNLPMEVKQVVANEKVKDNIGKIAIERGPLVYCAEYVDNNGLTSNLVVPENQTFQAEFQTDMLNGVMTLKGTANALNIENNASVSTKTQPLILIPYYARSNRGSGEMRVWFPTRIKNLEIITE, from the coding sequence ATGAAACATTTCCTGTCTGTAGTTTTTTTATTTATTAGTTTAACTATTACTCAAGCTCAATTTCAAAAAGATTATCCTTATCGAGGAGTACCGTTTACGAAAGTGAAGTTGGATGACAAGTTTTGGTTGCCTAAACTTGAAATTAACAGAACCGTTACGATTCCGTGGTCGTTTCAGAAATCGAAAGAAACTGGGCGAATCAAAAACTTCGAGCAGGCTGTGGCAAGAAAAGGTAAATTCTGTACAATCTATCCTTTTGATGACTCTGATATTTATAAAATAATTGAAGGAGCATCTTACTCGCTGCATGTAAAATATGATGCCAAGCTTGATACTTACATTGATTCGCTCATAACATTAATTGGAAAGGCACAAGAACCCGATGGTTATTTATACACCATTCGTACGATGGGCGATACTACTCATTCATGGATTGGAAAAGTTCGTTATGAAAAAGAGCACGAACTTAGTCATGAACTCTATAATATGGGGCATTTCTACGAAGCTGCTGCAGCTCATTATTTGGCTACCAATAAACGAAATATGCTAGATATCGCCATTAAAAATGCCGACCACCTGCTTACAGTTTTTGGTCCGGGCAAAAAAGCAGTGGCTCCAGGGCATCAAGTTATTGAGATTGGTTTAGGGAAATTATATCGAGTGACAGGTAATCAGAAATATCTTGATTTATCGAAGTTTTTTATTGATTGTCGTGGACAAAGAAAATATGAAAAGAAAACCGGTGATAAAGAAGCAACCGTTTGGCAGACAGGTGCTTATTGGCAAGATAATATTCCAGTAACCCAACAAACGGAAGCTCTTGGCCACTCAGTTCGTGCGGGTTATTTATATGCAGGGATGGCCGATGTAGCGGCAATGACCAATAATTTAGAATACCTTTCGGCTCTCAATAAAATATGGGATAATGCTTTTGGAAAGAAAACTTATATTACGGGTGGGCTCGGACAAGCTGGCAACTGGGAAGGCTTCGGGCCTGATTATGAGCTTTCTAATCATTCGGCTTATTGCGAAACTTGTGCCGCAATTTCAAGTGTTTATTGGAATCACCGAATGTTTATGGCTTACGGAGATTCTAAGTATATTGATATTTTGGAGCGAACACTTTACAACGGACTTATCAGTGGTATTGGTCTTGATGGAAAGACTTTTAATTATGAAAATCCAATGGAATATAATTTTCAGCAAGGAAAATTGAGTGGAGAAAACAAGCGTTCTCCTTGGTTTGGGTGTTCGTGTTGCCCAACCAATATTTGCCGTTTGATGCCTTCTATTCCGGGTTATGTGTATGCTCAGAAAGATAATGCGGTGTATATTAATTTGTTTATGAGTAATACGACTACATTAGAGGTTATGCCTAAGGAAAATGTGAGTTTTTCGCAGAATACTGAATATCCGTGGAATGGAGTAGTAACTGTAGGTGTTGAACCTGCGAATAAAAAAGGCTTAAAGTTTCCGCTAATGGTGCGTATTCCAGGCTGGGCTAGGGGAGAGGCTTTTCCAACGGATTTGTATCGTTATACAAGTACTAACTCAATGGGTTTGCCAAAGATTTCTATCAATGGGCAGACGTTTGAATATAAATTAGAGAATGGCTACGCAGTTATTGACCGAGCTTGGAAAAAAGGTGATAAACTCACGATGAATTTACCAATGGAAGTAAAACAAGTAGTAGCCAATGAAAAAGTAAAAGATAATATCGGAAAAATTGCCATTGAGCGAGGACCGCTAGTTTATTGTGCAGAATATGTAGATAACAATGGTCTAACTTCGAATTTGGTTGTGCCAGAAAATCAGACTTTTCAAGCGGAATTTCAAACGGATATGTTGAATGGAGTGATGACGCTTAAAGGTACGGCCAATGCTTTGAATATTGAAAATAATGCTTCAGTTTCAACTAAAACCCAACCTTTAATATTGATTCCATATTATGCTCGCTCCAATCGAGGCTCAGGCGAAATGCGTGTTTGGTTTCCAACCAGAATCAAAAATTTAGAAATTATTACTGAATAA
- a CDS encoding LacI family DNA-binding transcriptional regulator → MEAVTIKDIAKALNLSTSTVSRALRGSYEINAETKKMVLEYADKVNYSPNPIALSLKENKSRTIGVIVPEIANNFFSQAINGIEDVANKRGYHVVIFQSHESYEREIKNVQHIIARKVDGLLISLSGQTENVSHLLDIQAKKLPLVLFDRVSEKIEAHKVVADNFDGAFKATEHLILSGRRRIAHVTSPSLLSISQERLMGYKTALEKYQIPYDESFVKYCGFEPEEAQKLIFNLIENQKPDAIFTTSDRLALDCFSALKELGISVPDKLSFIGFTNLKVAHLLAPSLSTIVQPAFEIGQTAAELLVDLIEKKQRNAEHLKTIKIPTEMVIRKSSDLS, encoded by the coding sequence TTGGAGGCCGTTACGATAAAAGATATTGCCAAAGCACTAAATCTCTCAACCTCAACGGTTTCGAGAGCTTTACGTGGTAGTTATGAAATTAATGCTGAAACCAAAAAAATGGTGCTTGAGTATGCCGATAAGGTAAACTATTCGCCCAACCCGATTGCTTTGAGTTTAAAGGAAAATAAAAGCCGAACGATTGGAGTTATAGTGCCGGAAATTGCTAATAATTTTTTCTCACAGGCCATCAACGGCATTGAGGATGTAGCTAATAAGCGTGGATACCACGTAGTTATTTTTCAAAGTCATGAGTCTTATGAGCGTGAAATAAAAAATGTACAGCACATAATTGCTCGTAAAGTGGATGGTTTATTAATTTCACTTTCTGGACAGACAGAAAATGTATCTCATTTGTTAGATATTCAAGCTAAAAAGCTTCCTTTAGTTTTGTTTGACCGTGTTTCGGAGAAGATAGAAGCTCATAAAGTTGTAGCTGATAATTTTGATGGAGCATTTAAGGCTACCGAACACCTTATTTTATCGGGTCGTCGCCGAATTGCTCATGTCACAAGTCCATCTCTATTATCTATTTCACAAGAGCGGTTGATGGGTTATAAAACGGCCCTTGAAAAATATCAAATTCCTTATGACGAATCCTTTGTAAAATACTGTGGATTTGAGCCAGAAGAGGCTCAAAAGTTAATTTTCAATTTGATTGAGAACCAAAAACCTGATGCCATCTTTACTACAAGTGATAGATTGGCCTTAGATTGTTTTTCGGCATTGAAAGAACTAGGAATTTCTGTGCCAGATAAACTCTCATTTATTGGTTTTACAAACTTAAAGGTAGCACATTTACTTGCCCCATCACTTAGTACGATTGTTCAACCAGCCTTTGAAATTGGACAAACGGCCGCTGAATTACTTGTAGATTTGATTGAGAAAAAGCAACGTAACGCCGAACATTTAAAAACAATCAAGATACCAACAGAAATGGTTATTAGGAAAAGTTCTGATTTAAGTTAG
- a CDS encoding SelT/SelW/SelH family protein — MKPKITLEYCPKCHWLLRSAWIAQELLTTFEAELGEVGLRPSDIAGSFKVLLNEEVIFDRKREGHFPEIKELKQLVRDLIAPEKSLGHSDRK, encoded by the coding sequence ATGAAACCGAAAATTACACTCGAGTACTGCCCGAAATGCCATTGGTTATTACGCTCAGCGTGGATTGCTCAAGAGCTGCTCACAACATTTGAAGCAGAGCTAGGTGAAGTCGGACTTCGACCAAGCGATATTGCTGGAAGTTTTAAAGTTTTATTAAACGAAGAAGTAATTTTTGATAGAAAAAGAGAAGGGCACTTTCCCGAAATAAAAGAACTCAAGCAGTTAGTTCGTGACCTAATTGCCCCAGAAAAATCTTTAGGGCATAGTGATAGAAAATAG
- a CDS encoding glycosyl hydrolase family 28 protein has product MKTQTLYRLSLLTLLLWANSAFRLVNTTEEKPRIFLIGDSTCANKNPYDAPETGWGQVLPELFMNVVEIQNHAVNGRSTKSFRNQGLWKKVHDQLHKGDFVFIQFGHNDQKESDTTRYAAAQTDYRKNLIRYIEETQAKGATPVLLTPVMRRKFDESGKFVDQHGEYPVVVREIAKQLNVPLIDMHISTQKVIEQHGVEGSKKIFMNIAGSIYPKFPKGIEDNTHFTTYGARLMANLVAEGLVNIGHPLRNFLKKTEFKDKYTYELPITYRPVFRKDTFNISRYGAKADGITVNTKAINQAIEICNAAGGGTVLVPKGLWVTGPIVLKSNVNLHLEKGALLQFSKNYDDYPIVLTTWEGQESYRCQAPIWGVDLENIAITGEGVLDGGGDAWRAIKREKQTAGQWANLIKSGGVVDEKQNNWYPSEKSLKGNMIPNAGRILNGVKPTPEELASYKDFLRPNMLSLTRCKNIIIEGVTFQNSPAWTMHPLLCEHITVKNVNVSNPWYAQNSDAIDLESCRNGVLEGCTFSTGDDGITIKSGRDEQGRKRGVPTENFVIKDCIVYHAHGGFVIGSEMSGGVRNMFISDCTFMGSDVGLRFKTARGRGGVVNNIYVNNINMTDIPGEAVLFDMYYAAKDPVRADGKENELPVIKAEPLGEGTPQFKDFYIQNIVCKGAETAILIRGLPEMTIKNINIENAMIEANKGLVCVEAEDVSLKNITLLTKDKTIMQVQNSKNVVLDNIKYADGKDVLLKVMGDKSADIHLINTDTKKAKSDVELGIGVKSKVVSKK; this is encoded by the coding sequence ATGAAAACCCAAACCTTATATCGCTTATCACTGCTTACATTACTTTTGTGGGCAAATTCGGCTTTTCGATTAGTCAATACAACTGAAGAAAAGCCCAGAATTTTCTTAATTGGAGATTCTACTTGTGCCAATAAAAATCCCTATGATGCTCCAGAAACTGGCTGGGGGCAGGTACTCCCCGAGCTATTTATGAATGTTGTAGAAATTCAGAATCACGCTGTTAATGGTAGAAGTACAAAAAGTTTCCGAAATCAAGGTTTATGGAAAAAAGTACATGACCAATTACACAAGGGCGACTTCGTATTCATTCAGTTTGGACATAATGACCAAAAAGAATCGGACACAACTCGCTACGCAGCGGCACAAACCGATTACCGCAAAAACTTAATTCGATACATTGAGGAAACTCAAGCCAAAGGAGCTACTCCAGTTTTACTCACACCTGTTATGCGTAGAAAGTTCGATGAAAGTGGAAAGTTCGTTGACCAGCACGGCGAGTATCCTGTTGTGGTAAGAGAAATCGCTAAACAACTTAATGTACCGTTGATTGATATGCATATTTCTACGCAAAAAGTAATCGAACAACATGGCGTAGAAGGGTCAAAAAAAATCTTTATGAATATTGCTGGCAGTATCTATCCTAAATTTCCAAAAGGAATTGAAGACAATACCCATTTTACTACCTATGGAGCAAGACTAATGGCTAATTTAGTGGCAGAAGGTTTAGTCAACATCGGTCATCCGCTCAGAAATTTCTTAAAGAAAACCGAGTTTAAAGATAAATATACCTACGAATTACCAATTACCTATCGACCAGTTTTCAGAAAAGACACCTTCAATATTTCAAGATACGGAGCCAAAGCTGACGGAATTACAGTAAATACTAAAGCCATAAATCAAGCCATCGAAATTTGTAATGCAGCGGGTGGTGGAACAGTTTTAGTACCAAAAGGACTTTGGGTTACCGGTCCGATTGTATTGAAAAGTAATGTAAATCTACACCTTGAAAAAGGAGCTTTACTACAATTCAGCAAAAATTATGATGATTACCCAATCGTACTTACAACTTGGGAAGGCCAAGAATCTTACCGTTGCCAAGCACCTATTTGGGGCGTTGATTTAGAAAACATTGCCATTACGGGTGAAGGCGTACTCGATGGTGGTGGAGATGCCTGGCGTGCGATTAAAAGAGAAAAACAAACTGCGGGCCAATGGGCTAATTTGATAAAATCGGGTGGTGTGGTTGATGAAAAACAAAATAACTGGTATCCTTCAGAAAAATCATTAAAAGGAAATATGATTCCAAATGCTGGTAGAATCTTGAATGGGGTTAAGCCAACGCCTGAGGAATTGGCCTCTTATAAAGATTTTCTACGCCCAAATATGTTGAGTCTGACTCGTTGCAAAAATATCATTATTGAAGGAGTAACTTTCCAAAATTCACCAGCTTGGACAATGCACCCACTTTTATGTGAGCATATTACAGTGAAAAATGTAAACGTGAGCAATCCTTGGTACGCACAAAATAGCGATGCCATAGATTTAGAATCTTGCCGAAACGGTGTGCTTGAGGGTTGTACTTTCTCTACTGGTGATGATGGGATTACCATCAAATCGGGCCGAGATGAACAAGGACGCAAACGTGGTGTTCCGACAGAAAATTTTGTCATTAAAGATTGCATCGTTTATCATGCACACGGGGGCTTTGTGATTGGCTCTGAGATGTCAGGCGGTGTTCGAAATATGTTTATTTCAGATTGTACATTCATGGGTTCTGATGTTGGTCTACGTTTCAAAACTGCTCGTGGTCGTGGAGGTGTAGTTAATAATATTTATGTCAATAATATTAATATGACCGATATTCCGGGCGAGGCAGTGCTTTTTGATATGTATTATGCTGCTAAAGACCCTGTGCGTGCCGATGGTAAAGAAAACGAACTTCCAGTAATAAAGGCTGAGCCATTAGGAGAAGGCACACCACAATTCAAAGACTTTTATATTCAGAATATTGTATGTAAAGGAGCTGAGACTGCTATTTTAATTCGTGGTTTACCAGAAATGACCATCAAAAATATCAATATCGAAAATGCAATGATTGAAGCAAACAAAGGCTTAGTTTGTGTAGAAGCGGAAGATGTTTCATTGAAAAATATTACACTTCTAACCAAAGATAAAACTATTATGCAAGTACAAAATAGTAAAAATGTTGTGCTAGACAACATTAAATATGCCGATGGGAAAGATGTACTATTGAAAGTAATGGGCGATAAATCGGCCGATATCCACCTCATCAACACCGATACCAAAAAAGCAAAAAGTGATGTAGAGTTAGGTATCGGGGTAAAAAGTAAAGTCGTAAGTAAAAAGTAA
- a CDS encoding SDR family oxidoreductase, giving the protein MFSLPGKIALVTGCNKGIGKGIAIGLAEAGADIIGVSASIELSGSEVEKEVLALGRKFKAYQADFSDRDSLYAFIGKVKNDFSVIDILINNAGTIMRKPAAEHPDEYWDRVITINLDSQFILAREIGRDMVARGSGKIIFTASLLTFQGGINVPGYAASKGAIGSLVKALANEWGGKGVNVNAIAPGYIATDNTEALRNDPERSLSILGRIPAGRWGEPQDFKGPAIFLASSASDYVHGTILTVDGGWMGR; this is encoded by the coding sequence ATGTTTAGTTTACCTGGAAAAATCGCATTAGTAACGGGTTGTAATAAGGGCATCGGAAAAGGTATTGCCATCGGATTGGCCGAAGCAGGAGCCGATATTATTGGGGTATCTGCGAGCATCGAATTGAGTGGTAGCGAAGTCGAAAAGGAAGTATTGGCATTGGGTCGCAAATTCAAAGCCTACCAAGCCGACTTTAGTGATAGAGATAGCCTTTATGCCTTTATTGGAAAAGTGAAAAACGATTTTTCAGTTATTGATATTCTTATCAATAATGCAGGAACAATCATGCGTAAGCCCGCAGCCGAACATCCAGATGAATATTGGGACAGAGTGATTACAATAAATCTCGATTCTCAATTTATTCTTGCCCGCGAAATTGGTCGTGATATGGTTGCAAGAGGTTCAGGGAAAATCATTTTTACAGCATCTTTACTTACATTTCAAGGCGGAATCAATGTACCTGGCTACGCAGCTAGCAAAGGTGCCATTGGCAGTTTGGTTAAAGCTTTAGCTAACGAATGGGGTGGAAAAGGTGTAAATGTTAATGCAATTGCACCGGGCTATATTGCTACCGATAATACAGAAGCATTACGCAATGACCCCGAAAGAAGTTTATCAATTTTAGGTCGTATCCCAGCTGGTCGTTGGGGTGAACCACAAGATTTTAAAGGTCCAGCAATATTTTTAGCCTCATCTGCCTCTGACTATGTTCATGGAACAATCCTAACCGTTGATGGTGGTTGGATGGGAAGGTAA